Part of the Lolium rigidum isolate FL_2022 chromosome 6, APGP_CSIRO_Lrig_0.1, whole genome shotgun sequence genome, gaggaaaaaataaatgaggaagctcaagtgtggctccgacacttcatatcatgtttgtttcatgctcttggggtatttcatcaaacactttgtgtgcataagaggagccaaaagcaaacctacacccccttgtgaagtttgtgaagagaagtggcaccaaatggctaagtgatgtgggctgaacggtatatataggggtggggcttttgtcacggttgacctggccaaccgcgactaaaggccttcgggcaccaaccgcgactaaagctcctcccgtccaccagctggtccccgagcgccctgggcccaggcctttggtcgcggttcgcctcccgaaccgcgactaaagactccattagtcATGGTTCCTATACTTTCGCGACTAAAGGGGCTtgccggaagcctctttttctaccagtgagagGACACAATTATGCATCTACAAAGGAATATATAATGTTCTGTGCAAATGTTTGCTCACGTTTCTTTTCTTCCAAAAATCATTATTAGCCATACAAGATGTCATTTCATCACATATATGATAACAGTTCCGCAAAGTTCAACCCCTACCTAAAGAGGGTTATGCCCGCCGTTTTAACTGCAATTTGAAAACAACATGAAATTCAAAagaatttaaaaaatgaaaacctACGCACAACGTTATTTTATATTATTTGACCTAGATAAGGAAAAATAACACATTGCAATACGTTGTTCTGAAAAACCTTCTCAGAAATTAGCTACCATGAATGAAGTTTCATGCCTTTCAAGCTAAATGAGCTATATCATGACCACAACAATATCATAGTTAGTTCAAATGACCTCATattatgcacatgtgtgcactttGGAATGACAAACAATGTTTATTTTGGGATTTTCCATTACACACAAAaatctctttttattttctaagTGTCAGAAATGGGTTCTTATGTAAAGCACCTAACAAGAATCCATTCCAATATTGTACCACATCAAATTTCAAAATAGCAGCGGTGAGGAAGTGTAACGGCCTCAGGGCGACGAGCTCTCTCAAGATCTTCATGCACGACAGCGATGCCTATGTGGCGGAGAtcgaccgctaggtggtggtgaaaaCCGGCTCTAGGTTCGACGTCGGGGCCGTCATCCTAGCTGGGTTCATCACGTCCGCCCACAACCACTACGCCTTCTGGGAGAAGGCTGGAGCTGAAGCCTCCATCTGATCGACCATTGGAGCACGATATGATCCGAAGGAATAAATGATTTATTTCTGATGTACACGTGGATATATATGGTTATGATTTAGAGAGATTGGACAATGTATACGAATTGCTCTCACGATGACATTGATTAAGAAGAGACACTTACGCACCTAGAAAGGAATATAAAATGTTCTGTACATATATTTCTTGGTTGCACAATATGTGACAAAGTATACACTACTATATTTATATTTTGGCTCCCGTGTCCCCTTGGGTGGCACTGGGGCAAAAACCCTAGCCGCTAAATAACCTGGGCGGTTTTCTTAATGCCTCACTgcctgatcttagagaagacgaaTTAGACTGCCTGATAGACTACTATTTCCTTTTCTTACCCGCTAGAAAACTGAAGATTCCAAATCTCCCCTGCCACGGCTGCCACTAGCGAGGACCGTGGTGGCGGCGGGCCTGGTGCTGGAGGTACCAGGGGCTGCATCTTGGCGGGAGGTCGTCCGAGGTGGCGGCGGACGGGGCTAATGATCTCCTGCGCTTGGCGGCTGGGGCAACTCCCTGATCATGCGGTGGTGGCGGCTTCTCCCTTGGTTGGCACCCATCCGGGATGGAGGTCGCATGATCATGGCAGTGGGGCTATGCCTTGGTCATGGTAGTGGCAGTTTCCCTTGGGCGTCTGTgcttgggaggaggcggcggctatagGTCTGAGCTATCGCCTAGGTTTGTCTTCGGTGTGGATGTTGGTCGCCCTTGGATGCGTGGGGAGGCAGTGCATGTTGTCGGACTCTCCGCGGTGTCGTGTTGGGTATCTTGCTCGGGCGGAGACCAGCGGGCCGGTGCTAGCGCATGGTTCGTATGTAGGCTTGCCTCCTCTTTCGCCAGAGGGGTCGTCCGGTgagtggcggcgtgggggcctctGACTCGTCTGAATAAATGTGGCGGTCCTAGAATTTCTCTCACTGCATGATGAAGAACTACTTGTTTCATGTCTTCCTTGATCTAGCCGGAATGTCGAGTTCCCTAAGGCTCCGTCGGCGAAATCCAATGGACGACATGCTAGGAATTGCTGGATCGGATGGTATTCGTTCGCGCGAAAGAATTTTTCTGATTGTTTGGTTTTAGAGGGAGCGGTTCAAAGTTCTACGGTATGTTGCTATCATGGGACATGTCTTTACTTCCATGGTGAAGTGAGTCGCGGAGAATGGCATGGAAGCCGAGATCTGATGACTGGTAATGGTGTTTCGAGTGGTGGTGGTGAGGTTAtggcttggtgattcgtgacttggagcagcggAATCAGCAAGTGAGAGCGACAACACATGAGAAATTCAGAGTCTAAACttgcagggtgaaaacccaaggtctagccttaattggttgtgcctggtaaTGGCCTTGTTGAAGGGATTTTCTCTTGGGTGAAAACTTATGATCTATGATCATGGCGATGATGAagcttgttcccttcttgaaggcgtctctTCTGGAGATTATGGATTTCTGGTGCTGTCTTGGTAGTGTTTGGTCTGCTCCTACAAAGAACAGAtcactatagcgggacttttctttctgtaattcttctttcttttttctctatGTGGATCTGTATTGCCATTAGGGCACTACGTTGTTGCATAGGCcgtgtgtaattggtatcttcacgatattaatatattccctttatcgaaaaagtaaTACACTGGTATCACGAAATGCAACGGTGTTTTGGACGGGTTTTTTGTGTGTGAAGGGGATCGTGCCATTAAAAGGAACGTGGAGTATCtaaaaaaacgaaaattacaacaaaATCTTTCTCCAGGATGTGTCGATGGTGTACTGCCACTGACGCTCCTCCCTAAATTGGACAAGTGTTGTTGGTTGTCGACGGGAAATTGCCGAACGGGACaagtgatgggttcgttgcatggaaaacaaaatttataccgtgaacatgaacaaaaaccaagatccaatctaggaagaagcaagatctaatctaccaagatcgaagcaacgagaagagTGTGAGACTAacactcgaagattccaaagcctacgagattagatcttgttgttgatgtagtcgatcgtcccgtgTTGCAATCCGGCAACACTTCCATACTcgatcgtgcgtacggtgtcgatgaagcccttcctatccccgttccagcaggcagaggaggtgtggtagatcccctcggaatcccagcagcacgacggcgtggtggtggtagtggaggagaaaagctgcaaggcttcgccaagccggaacagctctatgaaggaggagagggggcggccagaggTTGGTGTCTTGGGGTGGGTGCGCCCCCtgtccctcccctctttatatagggggggaggtcggctggggtggcccccCCAAGCCCATCTAgggctagggccggcggccaaaggaGGGGGGGAGTTTTCTTCCCCACCAAGTTGGTCCCCCCTTagggtttggggaaaccctaaaggggttggccggctgggccttgaggggcatgtgcccctagcccattaggctagggtgcatccccgcggcccatgctaggcctcctagggtcgtgggcccactggtgggacccctggaaccttctagaaccttcctggtctttcaccggaaaaatcccgaacttttctgaaacctTGAAATCaatttcccttatatgaatcttattctccggaccattccggacctcctcgtgatgtcctggatatcatccgagactccgaacaaacttcggtctccatctcatattccgaatctacttatgcaacatcgaaccttaagcgcgtcgccctacggttcgtgaactatgcgaacatgatcgagactcctctccgaccaataaccaatagcgggacctagatatccataatggcttccacacattcagcgataacttagtgatcgattgaaccattaacatacgataccaattccctgtgtcacgcgatattttacttgtccgaggtttgatcatcggtatctccatacctagttcgtcctcgttaccgacaagtactctttactcgtaccgtggtatgtcatctcttgtgatcttgtcacatgcttgcaagctaattagacgacattccaccgagagggcccagagtatatctatccgtcatcgggatggataaatcccactcttgatccatatgcctcaactcacactttccgaatactcaatcccatctttataaccacccatttatgcaatggcgtttgatgtaatcaaagcatccttccagtgtaagtgatttacataatctcatggtcgaaggactaggtaactatgtatcgaaagcttatagcaagatgaacttaatgacatgatcttatgatatgcttatttgggtgtatgtccattatatcattcacccaatgacataaccttcttattaacaacatccaatgttcatgatcgcgaaaccatgatcatctattaatcaacaagctacttatacaagaggctttactggggactccttgttgtttacataacacacatgtatcaatgtttcggttaatacaattatagcatggtatgcacacatttatcataaacacaaagatataataataaccattttattattgcctcttgggcatatctccaacaacaagaagACCACATCCATCTCACAGACGAATAAGAAGGAATAACCGTGGCGATACGGAGATCCCCACATCTAGAAGAATTCCTCGAAAAACACACTAATCCTACAAGTTTCTCGATGTCGCTGTCGATATGGGGCTAAAGACGGGAATATTTTATCGTAGaagacgccaccgccaccacctgaaCATCGCCCCACTaaactaaaaccctaaaaccaggTGATGGCTATGAAATACACCATTTTTTCTCtcgtttaaacccttagctaagtcgagaaattgactaagtttacctctcaacttgccagtaatgactaattaatgcaaatatgtgcaatctcttctatttttggatgttgtgcaggaaatcacgtcagaatgacaaatggacctgcaattactgaagaaaattgcGTCAGGAGCATGAAAAAATTGACTACACTTGAAGAGGCGGTTCCAGGGGATTTAatgggcatcggtacgggcaagccccgcccgtaccgtGTGTCGCTGCATTCTcaaggtcaaaccctataagttttATGAAGGGACCGACGCTAAAGAGAGAGCCATTTATCGCCAAACAGAGCCACCATCCACCAGATTCAtctgcaccacaccgaaggagatccaccaccatagttcatccatctcatctcccatctcctccatagccatagccatcaccattgtaatggggatctccttgagaattagcgatcattgtaagaatattgtgaattcaatctaagtattttgcacaatgagtTCTATgtttgtatttgatcttgatattatgtgtgagtagtcctcacgggatgCGGGTTGGAGTAAAATCTCGCAGCGTTTATttgcatctaatcttattatatgcgtaaggattgaataggagttttgcaatcttgtatccttgtctctttgcctcgtctcGGTGATCTGCATGTACCCATATCATTCgattcgatcaagggaagaggtgggatgagtggagaacggcgtgctaccgcgaaacctcagtgaAAGAAAGGGGAAcgtaacggtacatgtttagtgattcattcgggattatggcacaatcatctagcttaaggctttggtctgTATTCATTTACTCAATAACTATTGTTGCTTGCGGCTATGACGACagtggttggaccaagaggctcttgtcacctctgactttaggggcaagagtattaaCGGATGTGCtattcacaaatctcttatcactattttatttGATACACATATGTGCTTCAATTACATATATATGCACAGCAGCAGGAGAAACCTTAACCCTAGattatttccatcattgaacacaacccccttaaaagtaaactagataggtccggtaaactgaagataaaatacactagcaagtcttgtagatgtttcctttacaccattttatctgtgcttcccaaggttcgattaaatctGGGTCTTCTAGAGAAAAAAGCTCATCATACTAAAATTTGTAATCCGGATATCACCAGGGCAACAGAGAACTTTTGCAGATGTTTTGGAATTAtaacttttatttcatttttcatGTCCGAACGGTGTGATTGATCTCTAGATCAACCTGATGCGTGCATGTTACAGGCTTTTCACCACACCAATGATTCTCATGGATTTGAGAAGGTTATTTTTTCAAAAAGGAGGATGGCCCCGGGACTTtgtatcaatcgatgcacacaaccaaatatTACGGATTATTCAACAATCCTAAGCAAAACCTAGCATTGatgctgaaaaaatagaaaatagaaaagaagtaaAAATATGAGGTTGTACAAATAGGGTCAGCATGTCCAAAATATCCCCACAAAAATACAAAGTCCAAAAGGAAACATGAATGAGCCATAGTTAAGGTTGAAGTGACGAAGGATGTTTAGAGACCATTTTGTATTCTTCAAGTTTTATTTGCAATGGTGAGGGGGTCCTGTAATTGGTGGGACAAGGAAACTGGTAGCCCCTAAGTTTCAAAATAATGTAGCAAAATTATCTAGATTTATATGTATGTACTCATATATAGATATATGAGTATCCAGATAAATCTAtgacaattattttggaatggaggagTACATCATGACAATTTTTGTTTTATTGCACAATATGATCATTAAGAATGATTAGGACGAAGAGGATTTTGACTACGATCGGGAGGATGCAGAGGTGTTGAGGGGAGGAAGACTCGTGTTTGAATTTTTGGATTAGAATATAGCTGAATTCTATGCACATCCCTCCTTCCTCCTCCTAGCTTCCCCATCCTTCCTCCCCTCCTCCCGGGGCGGCCCATCCCCCTCCCTCATCCTGGTTCATCCGCGTGGAGACGTTTCCGGAGGGTAACAACCCCAACACAAGACTTCTCACCCGTGGCTCCCCTGGCCGATACCACTATCGGCGTCGGTGGTGGGGCGGTGCCTGGTTGCCAAAGGCAGCGAGCTAGGAGGCACATTGGGTGGATCCTCTCTGCGTGGAGGTAAAGCTCCGGTGGGTGCGTGGTGGTGGCGCTCCCGACGATGGATATGGGCGATGAGCTCATAACGGGAATGTGGTGTCCTCGACTACAGATGCGTGGCTATGACCGGCTGAGCAGGCATGATCTAGGAAGTGCGTAGGCTTGATCTGGACCATGCGGGCCCAATATTGGTCGCACGGGCCACTGATGTTTCACGTACCTCGTAGGGCTTGGGGGTAGTGACTGGTTGTGCTGCGACGGTGGGCACCATCTTGCTCATATGTCGTTGGTGCGCCTACTATTTCTTACTGCGGTGGAGGTTCCGAACCTCCTTTGTCATCATTAGGCGGCGAATGGCAGCAAGGGGCTTGTTCTTCTACATCGAAAAATAAAGGTGGCAGttctagggtttctcttgcgTCAAGACGTAGTTCTATTGGATGACTGTCCTCCTTGATATGACCAGAGTGTCAAGTTCTGGAAGGCTCTACCGGCGAACTCCCTTGGGCGGCTCATGCATGTAGATTGCTGGATCGCATGGGATTCGGTCGTGCATTCCCATGTTTTTTATCATTTGGTTTtaagagggagcggcgcgaaactCTTTTATTTGTTGCCATCATGGGACATGTGTTTTTGGTTCCATGGTGAAGTGAGAGGAACAAGATCGCATGGAAGCCAAGTTTTGAGACTAGTGCTGGTGGTTCGAGGCTTTACGTCATggtgaacttgcttggtgtttcagACTTCATAGCAGCAACATGCGAGTGGGGGCGTAAGCACATGAGAAGTTAAatatcctacctttcagggtgaaaacccaaggtctatcCTTAACTGATTGTGTGTGGCAATGGCCTTGTTAACAACATTGTTTTGAAAGCGGAGACTTCATTCAagatgaaaatctaagatctatgatcggttgGTTGTGCACTGTTTTGGAGAACTTGGATTTTagatgttgtcatggtggtgtttgtgTTGCTGCTCTAAGGACTAGAATACTATAACGAGAATTTTCCtcttttagattttttttcttttttcagttgTGTGCATTCGCACTACCATTAggatattgcgttgttgcagaggctgagtgtaattggtatcttgacGATATAAATATATTCCTTTCATCGAAAAAATGCACATCAAATATTTGTGTTTGAATGATTTGATATTAAACTAGGCGTCAAATAGAGTATCTGCTGAAACCGGAGGAAAATAGAAATACAAACTAGGGATGGCATCCACATGGTATGGGTACGtgtagagccatcccatacccgtacccatcacCTTCAATCTTACTCGTAACCCATAACCCGTAACCATGCCCGTTAATAGGTATACGTTTTTACCATACCCCTCACCCGACAGGATAAATAGATACCCACATGTATACATGCGCTTACAAGACATCAAATTGATCAAAACAATATGACATGAAGTGAAGCGATCCTAACTAGGAGTCTAATCCCCACTAGCCATCAAATAGGTACGCTGATCATAGGTACCAATTAACATCCCTAATACAAACCCTCTTTTAGGCGCTATTGCTGGAGTATGAAACTTTTGTAGACCGAGAAAGTAAGGGACCAAACCCCTATTTGGCTTTTGGGGGCCTTTTTAGGACTACTACTCTTCAAAGATACGAATGGGCTCGAAAGTAGTAAATAGCTTATAAAGTTGTGCAAACAAAATATAATATTAATTTGGTGCATCTTTTTAAAATTCAAGTGAAACTTTGACAACATCTCAGTCGACTAAAAACAAGCCAATTGGCAAAATTGTGAGAATGAAATGCGGCTCTAATTTTATGCAGCCATCACAAGATGAACAATAAACATGCTCTCCGTTTATGTGTCTCTGTGCCATCATTGGCTTCATTAGCATGTAATGGcgtggcggcacgccgcgccagatGTAGCTGCAATTTTAAAAATGAGGATACATCATTGTAAGttttacttgcacggcgagtattAGGAAATTGCTCTCGGCATGGAGAAATCGTTTAAGATATGGAGAGGCGCGCAGCCCTGCAAAACTTCCAAAGGCGCAAGCAAACATGATATTGGAATTGTGTAAATTTTCTCGCATGTATACATGCAGTCATACAAAACTTTAACATTATCTATCTAGTTCATAGGTAACAATCATAAAAAATGATATAACTACTCATTCAGAAATGATGTGTCCTCATTTTTAATAGCAGAGTTCATCTCATGTCATGCCAAACCACAGTAAAAGAACACCAAGCACAAACTGTCCATGTTAAACTGCTAATTTATCTTCCAATACATGTAAGAGTTCATAAACcttgtgacttcgtcaatctcaagacccgccggatcagttcttcaacgcagtctcttggaggtgctcataggggtagggtgtgcgtgtgtacgttcataggggtgagtgtgtgcgcgtatataTGAGCGTCTttaattgtactgtgtttcgcaaaaaaaaaaaaaaacttgtgaaATCCTTAGCTAGCTCCCTCAAGTAGTAGGAACTGAGAGAGGCAGGGTAACTGCATCCTTCTAAGAATTGGATCTATTAAAAGACAtctgaaaaaaaacaaaaaaaaactaattttatGCACAGATGGAGTATAAAAGAAATTGAGGGAGCAGAATGGAATACTCAGATTGATACACCAACAAGAATGGAAAATTACTTCATCTATGCTGGTCCAGTGTCCAGCCATTTGTGAACCTATGCATTTAGTTGCCAAAATCAGCCAAATATTTTCAGGGAAAGCGGTAAATGCAGATAATTCTGTACTGCTACTATTTTACCAATCGGCTCACCATTAAGTTCATGTGTATTATGAACTCTAAATATTGGATGGTATGCTTTGGTTGATATAATCTAGGAATAGCAACTAACCATTTCAGCCAATGATTTGTCAAAATGAAAAGCCCAAAATGAAACTAAACACTATTAACCTTTCAATAACATACAGAAACATAAATTCATAAACTCAAAAAGATAAATTTATAAGAGAAACTCTCCATGGCTCAGCTTTGGAAAGTATTATGAACTCAGGGATTGAGGTCTAGCATGTTCTCCATGCCAAATTTTAAAAAGGTCTCCCTATTAGATATTATAAAAGGTTTCCATGCCAAAGAAGAATAAATATATCTCCGTTTGTCAAAAGGAAAAGCCCAAAAGGAAACTAAACACTATGACCTTTCAATAACATACAGAAACATAAATTTTGTGCGACACTGCGGGCACGACCAGCGAACTCGCGATCCTTCCTCGGATCATCGGCCTTTTGCCGGCCCAACAGACGTGGCGGCAGGCCGCACCGGCATGCCAGAATCGGACGCGGATAGAAACCTCACGAGATGCGTTGGCCGCGCTTCCGTGCCATCAGGGGTGCCGGGCGCCAGGCACGATGCCATCTTCTTCAGGGCGGCGCCGTCTCGGTAACCGCCGTCAAACACGAAGGCGGACGTGGCCGGCGCGTCGTCGACACCGTATCGTTCAGCGGTCCGTATGCGCTCCACCGGGAGGTCGAAGCACGGCGACGGGCAATATCCGTGGATCGCGCCGACTCCACGGTCGTCCCCTTCCCCCGGCTCCACGGCCAGGAAGTCGAAGACGATGTTGCTGCCGGAGTAGAGCGAGGAGCACTCGAGCTTCTCCAGCGACGCGGCGCGGCTCGGCACCTGGGGGTGCTCTTGCTCCTTGGGCTGGTCTTGTTTCTTGCTACCACTTtcctccggcttcttcttcgaaaGGCCCGGGAGGCAGCATGCGAGCAGCGTGCCACACGTGAAGCCGTTGGGGTCGTCGGAGGGCTCAGCGACCGGCGTTTGGGACATGGCGTAGCACCGCTCGCCGGCCGGTTTGAATGGATTCACGAATTCGAATGCCTTGCGAAGATAATGGGGACGACGTATCTGGACAGCAGTACCGGTATATAGTGAGAGGTAGTGGCAATGGTGGTGGATGGTGGTGGAGACGTGGAGTGGAGAGCCATACCGCCGGTCAGCCCAGCTGTAGGGACGCTAGATCGTGTGTTTCATGATTTCCTGTCTTAAGTTAGTCGTCGGCGACGCCCGAACCCCCCTATACCCATTTAGCGTAGATCTGAGCGTATGGCGTTTAGATCGTTGACTaatatt contains:
- the LOC124662881 gene encoding uncharacterized protein LOC124662881, which encodes MSQTPVAEPSDDPNGFTCGTLLACCLPGLSKKKPEESGSKKQDQPKEQEHPQVPSRAASLEKLECSSLYSGSNIVFDFLAVEPGEGDDRGVGAIHGYCPSPCFDLPVERIRTAERYGVDDAPATSAFVFDGGYRDGAALKKMASCLAPGTPDGTEARPTHLVRFLSASDSGMPVRPAATSVGPAKGR